In a genomic window of Bordetella petrii:
- a CDS encoding site-2 protease family protein gives MSDLIQAIAIYAIPVIFAITLHEAAHGYVARMLGDPTAQQAGRITLNPMRHIDPVGTLLVPVGILLMSKLMGGPAMLFGWAKPVPVDFGRLRRPKKDMLWVALAGPAANLLMAILWVVSMRLYLAGGLEEGYWYQMAMAGVNVNLVLMALNLLPILPLDGGRILFSLLPNRLAWQYSRIEPYGLVIVLLLLVTDALWTLMQPILQLGTAIVTWFL, from the coding sequence ATGTCCGATCTCATCCAGGCCATCGCGATCTACGCGATTCCCGTCATTTTCGCCATTACGCTGCACGAGGCGGCGCATGGGTACGTGGCCCGCATGCTGGGCGATCCCACCGCGCAGCAGGCCGGGCGCATTACCCTGAACCCCATGCGCCACATCGACCCGGTGGGCACGCTGCTGGTGCCGGTGGGCATTCTGCTGATGTCCAAGCTGATGGGCGGGCCGGCCATGCTGTTCGGCTGGGCCAAGCCGGTGCCGGTTGATTTCGGCCGCCTGCGCCGCCCCAAGAAAGACATGCTCTGGGTGGCCCTGGCGGGGCCTGCCGCCAACCTGCTGATGGCGATTCTGTGGGTTGTATCCATGCGCCTGTACCTGGCCGGCGGGCTCGAAGAAGGCTACTGGTACCAGATGGCCATGGCGGGCGTTAACGTCAACCTGGTGCTCATGGCCCTGAACCTGCTGCCCATCCTGCCCCTGGATGGCGGGCGCATTCTTTTCAGCCTGCTGCCCAACCGGCTGGCCTGGCAGTATTCGCGCATCGAACCGTACGGTCTGGTTATCGTATTGCTGCTATTGGTTACCGATGCGCTGTGGACCCTGATGCAGCCCATTCTGCAATTGGGGACGGCCATCGTCACCTGGTTCTTGTAA
- a CDS encoding L-threonylcarbamoyladenylate synthase: MALFFSIHPDNPQPRLLKQAAQWLNDGGLVAVPTDSSYAVAAHLDDKAAADALRRLRGLDERHHLTLLCRDLAEIGHFARVDNRQYRLLKAATPGPWTFILEATREVPRRVSHPSRKTIGIRVPQHAVTLALLEQVGAPLLSTTLIPKGEDDALNDAEDIRDRYAHDLAAIIDAGACPQSPTTVIDLTGDEPAVLRRGRGDPASLGL; this comes from the coding sequence ATGGCCCTATTTTTCTCTATTCATCCCGACAATCCGCAGCCCCGCCTGCTCAAGCAGGCCGCGCAGTGGCTGAACGACGGCGGCCTGGTGGCGGTGCCCACCGACTCCAGCTACGCCGTGGCGGCCCACCTCGATGACAAGGCGGCGGCCGACGCGCTGCGGCGCCTGCGCGGGCTGGACGAGCGCCATCACCTGACGCTGCTGTGCCGCGACCTGGCCGAAATCGGCCATTTCGCGCGGGTCGACAACCGCCAGTACCGCCTGCTGAAGGCGGCCACGCCGGGGCCCTGGACCTTCATTCTGGAAGCCACGCGCGAGGTGCCGCGCCGGGTGTCGCATCCATCGCGCAAGACCATCGGCATTCGCGTGCCGCAGCATGCGGTCACCCTGGCGCTGCTCGAGCAGGTGGGCGCGCCGCTGCTGTCCACCACGCTCATTCCCAAGGGCGAAGACGACGCCCTGAACGACGCCGAAGACATCCGCGATCGCTACGCGCATGATCTTGCCGCCATCATCGACGCCGGCGCCTGCCCGCAGTCGCCCACCACGGTCATCGACCTTACCGGCGATGAACCCGCCGTCCTGCGCCGCGGCCGCGGCGACCCGGCCTCGCTGGGCCTCTGA
- the ypfJ gene encoding KPN_02809 family neutral zinc metallopeptidase — protein sequence MRMDDSRESRNIEDRRSSGPRLGGRGSIGIGTIVLALVAIYFGVDPAVVLQMAEGPAPVEQQAPSQPPANDPQARFVAKVLGETEDTWSAIFQQNLNRQYIAPRLVLFRGATPTACGTGQAAMGPFYCPGDSKVYIDLSFFDEMERRLNAPGDFAQAYVIAHEVGHHVQRLLGISDQVDRLRQRNPSQANALSVRMELQADCFAGLWARRADQARNILESGDVEEGLNAATAIGDDTLQKKSQGYVVPDAFTHGSSAQRVRWFKRGLDSGDLRQCDTFSADTL from the coding sequence ATGCGCATGGACGATTCGCGGGAAAGCCGGAATATCGAAGATCGCCGCTCGAGCGGCCCCCGGCTGGGCGGGCGCGGCTCGATCGGCATCGGCACGATCGTGCTGGCGCTGGTCGCCATTTATTTCGGCGTCGATCCCGCGGTGGTGCTGCAAATGGCCGAAGGCCCGGCGCCCGTCGAGCAGCAGGCGCCCAGCCAGCCGCCCGCCAACGATCCCCAGGCGCGCTTCGTGGCCAAGGTGCTGGGCGAAACCGAAGACACCTGGAGCGCCATCTTCCAGCAGAACCTCAACCGCCAGTACATCGCTCCCCGGCTGGTGCTGTTCCGCGGCGCCACCCCCACCGCCTGCGGCACGGGCCAGGCCGCCATGGGGCCGTTCTACTGCCCGGGCGACAGCAAGGTCTATATCGACCTCAGTTTCTTCGACGAAATGGAACGCCGCCTGAACGCGCCAGGCGACTTCGCCCAGGCCTACGTCATCGCGCACGAAGTCGGCCACCATGTGCAGCGCCTGCTGGGCATCTCCGACCAGGTCGACCGCCTGCGCCAGCGCAACCCCAGCCAGGCCAACGCGCTGTCAGTGCGCATGGAACTGCAGGCCGACTGCTTTGCCGGGCTGTGGGCGCGCCGCGCCGACCAGGCCCGCAATATTCTTGAAAGCGGCGACGTCGAAGAAGGCCTGAACGCGGCCACCGCCATCGGCGACGACACCCTGCAAAAGAAAAGCCAGGGCTATGTGGTGCCCGACGCGTTCACCCATGGATCGTCCGCGCAGCGGGTGCGCTGGTTCAAGCGCGGCCTCGACAGCGGCGACCTGCGCCAGTGCGATACGTTTTCGGCCGACACGCTTTGA
- a CDS encoding glycosyltransferase family A protein yields the protein MLSDTRPISTIIATHNRPGFVVKTLDCLLQQTRKPREVIVIDDGSQAPTGEAIETWRRERRPGFSLIYLWQPNSGPAVARNRGVALSSGDLVHFIDDDDVMHAGALEALAAALEGDGPAIAMASYQNRWQDGTAGHLIEPPRLGRAERLAAMIGGAWFVPVHGYLFTREAVHAIGGWNTALTSQEDDEYLLRAAALPIEFVRAPAALVYYCQHAGVRRATPGKPGESVTKGREKRLHADLTIREAAYARLRNAGLAGKYRHAFQTWQARLYERYGDFLDEPPPSALLDWLADAGASEIVVAPQAPAAGKAPKPVGFRSTRAALRAGAHGRAPASSRLPPVRR from the coding sequence ATGTTGAGCGATACCAGGCCAATCAGCACGATTATTGCCACGCATAATCGACCCGGCTTCGTGGTCAAGACACTGGATTGCCTGTTGCAGCAGACCCGCAAGCCACGCGAAGTGATTGTGATTGACGACGGCTCGCAGGCCCCCACCGGCGAGGCCATCGAGACCTGGCGGCGCGAGCGCCGTCCGGGCTTTTCCCTTATTTACCTGTGGCAGCCGAACTCGGGGCCGGCCGTGGCCCGCAATCGCGGCGTGGCCCTCAGTTCGGGTGATCTGGTGCATTTCATTGATGACGATGACGTCATGCACGCGGGGGCGCTCGAAGCCCTGGCGGCCGCGCTCGAAGGCGATGGGCCGGCCATTGCCATGGCGTCGTACCAGAATCGCTGGCAGGACGGCACGGCCGGCCATTTGATCGAGCCGCCCAGGCTGGGCAGGGCGGAGCGCCTTGCGGCGATGATCGGCGGCGCGTGGTTCGTTCCGGTGCACGGCTATTTGTTCACGCGCGAGGCGGTGCACGCGATCGGCGGCTGGAATACCGCGCTGACGTCCCAGGAAGACGACGAATACCTGCTGCGGGCCGCCGCGCTGCCTATCGAATTCGTGCGGGCGCCGGCCGCGCTGGTGTACTACTGCCAGCATGCCGGCGTGCGCCGGGCCACGCCCGGAAAGCCGGGCGAGTCGGTCACGAAGGGCAGGGAAAAGCGCCTGCACGCCGACCTGACGATACGCGAGGCGGCCTACGCGCGGTTGCGCAACGCCGGCCTGGCCGGCAAATACCGGCATGCTTTCCAGACCTGGCAGGCGCGCCTGTACGAACGGTATGGCGACTTCCTGGACGAGCCGCCGCCCAGCGCGCTGCTCGACTGGCTGGCCGACGCCGGAGCGAGCGAAATTGTCGTTGCGCCGCAGGCGCCGGCCGCGGGGAAAGCGCCGAAGCCCGTGGGCTTTCGGAGTACCCGCGCGGCACTTCGCGCCGGCGCGCATGGCCGCGCGCCGGCATCCTCAAGATTGCCGCCCGTGCGCCGTTAA
- a CDS encoding DUF3606 domain-containing protein, whose protein sequence is MTDDLAERGPRDRSRINISEDWECRYWSQQLGVTTEQLQEAVHQVGDAVEAVRAYLATPATGRTS, encoded by the coding sequence ATGACCGACGATCTTGCCGAGCGCGGCCCGCGCGACCGATCACGCATCAATATCAGCGAAGACTGGGAATGCCGGTACTGGAGCCAGCAGCTCGGCGTGACCACCGAGCAATTGCAAGAAGCCGTGCACCAGGTCGGCGACGCGGTCGAAGCGGTGCGGGCCTACCTGGCCACGCCAGCCACGGGCCGTACCAGTTAG
- a CDS encoding AraC family transcriptional regulator — MTPTNALLEHARRYADLRVDAHGVATTPVPGVVVLRETAPSLLQYAISKPLVALVLQGNKRVSMGERSYDFGAGESLLISTDVPTVSQITRASQAMPYYSLVVELDTALIAGLAGEIGAVPLAVQEPVRVEPTEAEVADTALRLLRLLDRPRHLAVLGPALLRELHFWLLTGRHGGAIRALGVMGSHAQRIGRAVAILREKYAQPVRIETLADAAGMSVSAFHVHFRRITSLTPLQFQKQLRLIEARRRMLYEGVSISRAADAVGYESVPQFTREYARLFGLPPARSIRQVRTQTDSAPLPVAMGA, encoded by the coding sequence GTGACCCCGACTAATGCCTTGCTTGAGCACGCCCGCCGCTATGCGGATCTGCGGGTCGATGCGCATGGGGTTGCCACGACGCCCGTGCCGGGCGTGGTCGTGCTGCGCGAAACCGCGCCCAGCCTGCTGCAATATGCCATTTCCAAGCCTTTGGTGGCTCTGGTGCTGCAAGGCAATAAGCGCGTGAGCATGGGCGAGCGCAGCTATGACTTCGGCGCGGGCGAATCGTTGCTGATCAGCACCGATGTGCCTACCGTCAGCCAGATCACCCGCGCCAGTCAGGCTATGCCGTACTACTCGTTGGTAGTGGAGCTGGACACGGCGTTGATCGCCGGCCTGGCAGGTGAAATCGGCGCCGTGCCGCTTGCGGTGCAAGAGCCGGTGCGGGTAGAGCCGACCGAAGCTGAAGTTGCCGATACGGCCTTGCGCTTGCTGCGCCTGTTGGACCGGCCCCGCCATCTGGCTGTGCTGGGTCCTGCCTTGCTGCGTGAACTGCATTTCTGGCTGCTGACGGGCCGCCATGGCGGCGCCATTCGTGCGCTGGGCGTTATGGGCAGCCACGCCCAGCGAATTGGACGCGCCGTGGCTATCTTGCGCGAAAAGTATGCGCAGCCCGTGCGCATCGAGACGCTGGCAGATGCGGCGGGCATGAGCGTATCGGCATTTCACGTTCACTTTCGCCGCATTACCTCGCTGACGCCGTTGCAGTTCCAAAAACAGTTGCGCCTGATCGAGGCACGCCGCCGCATGTTGTACGAAGGCGTGTCGATAAGCCGTGCGGCCGATGCTGTGGGCTACGAAAGCGTGCCGCAATTTACCCGCGAATACGCGCGCCTGTTCGGCCTGCCGCCGGCGCGCAGCATTCGACAGGTGCGCACGCAAACCGATTCGGCCCCCCTGCCTGTTGCTATGGGGGCGTAA
- a CDS encoding SDR family NAD(P)-dependent oxidoreductase, translating into MNTVSLVTGAGRGLGRNTALSIARRGGDVIITYRSGKDAAEGVVADVHALGRKAVALQLDTAEVASFPTFVHAVRAALRQNWQRETFDHLVNNAGHGEMADFAATTEAQFDALFNVHVKGVFFLTQALLPLLADGGRIVNLSSGLTRVSFPGFSAYSAAKGAVETLTVYMAKELGSRGITANAVAPGAIETDFLGGAVRDTPDYNKAFADITALGRVGVPDDIGPMIANLLSADNRWVNGQRIEVSGGQSI; encoded by the coding sequence ATGAATACTGTTTCTTTAGTCACCGGCGCCGGCCGTGGCCTTGGCCGCAACACCGCCCTGAGCATTGCCCGCCGTGGCGGCGATGTGATCATTACCTACCGGAGCGGCAAAGACGCCGCCGAAGGCGTCGTCGCGGATGTGCACGCACTGGGCCGTAAGGCCGTTGCCCTGCAACTGGATACCGCCGAAGTCGCGAGCTTCCCGACTTTTGTGCATGCGGTGCGCGCCGCGTTGCGCCAAAACTGGCAGCGCGAAACGTTCGACCATTTAGTCAACAACGCCGGCCACGGCGAAATGGCCGACTTTGCCGCCACTACCGAAGCGCAGTTCGACGCCCTGTTCAACGTGCACGTCAAAGGCGTGTTCTTCTTGACCCAGGCGCTGCTGCCATTGCTGGCTGACGGCGGGCGCATTGTCAATTTGTCTTCGGGCCTGACGCGCGTCTCCTTTCCTGGCTTCTCGGCCTACTCGGCCGCCAAGGGCGCGGTGGAAACGCTAACCGTGTACATGGCCAAGGAGCTGGGCAGCCGCGGCATCACCGCGAACGCCGTAGCCCCGGGCGCCATCGAAACCGACTTCCTGGGCGGCGCGGTGCGCGACACGCCCGATTACAACAAGGCGTTCGCCGACATCACTGCTCTGGGCCGTGTGGGCGTACCCGACGACATCGGACCGATGATCGCCAATCTGCTCAGCGCCGATAATCGGTGGGTCAACGGCCAGCGGATAGAAGTCTCTGGCGGGCAATCGATTTAG
- a CDS encoding phospholipase D-like domain-containing protein, with amino-acid sequence MDRFDELLHEYWPHLVFGVSMVAGTGAAVHAAMTKQDVRAAIGWVGVALFSPLFGALFYFVAGVNRIRQTRVSQQRDEAMLAYAGHAQSPVRDVVPYSSPQFASLKILGDKVSHFPMLGGNAVRPLGGGDEAYPAMMQAIRNARHCIAMQSYIFDSDPIGIEMAQALIDAHARGVQVRVLIDAIGSRYSHPPIVRRLRRGGVRTARFMTNPLGLLRMPYANLRSHRKILVVDGRVGFTGGMNVRAAFVRALAGDQTNSDVHFQLDGPIVAQLMSVFAHDWNFTTHESLDSAPWFPPPIAPLPGTVPMRCVPSGPDRAVVSTRNMLLGALAVAQQHIRIQSPYFLPDQPLIGALATAARRGVIVDIVIPGRNNLRLVNYAMMAQLDQIVRTGCRVWRASGAFDHSKLMTVDGAWSYVGSSNLDPRSLRLNFELDTEIYDRALAQWIAARIDGHIAGGRQVTLEYLYGQPFAKRLRNKVIWLASPYL; translated from the coding sequence ATGGATCGCTTCGACGAGCTTTTGCACGAGTATTGGCCGCACCTGGTGTTCGGGGTCAGCATGGTGGCCGGCACGGGGGCCGCGGTGCATGCGGCAATGACCAAACAGGACGTACGCGCCGCCATCGGCTGGGTGGGCGTGGCGCTGTTTTCACCGCTGTTCGGCGCACTGTTCTACTTTGTGGCCGGCGTCAATCGCATTCGGCAGACGCGCGTCTCGCAGCAACGTGACGAAGCCATGCTGGCCTACGCCGGCCATGCCCAGTCGCCGGTGCGCGACGTGGTGCCCTATTCCAGCCCGCAGTTCGCCTCGCTGAAAATCCTGGGCGACAAGGTCAGCCACTTTCCGATGCTGGGGGGCAATGCGGTGCGCCCGCTGGGTGGCGGCGACGAGGCCTATCCGGCCATGATGCAGGCCATCCGCAATGCCCGTCATTGCATCGCCATGCAAAGCTACATATTCGACAGCGACCCCATCGGCATCGAAATGGCGCAGGCGCTCATCGACGCGCACGCCCGCGGCGTGCAGGTGCGCGTGCTGATCGACGCCATCGGCAGCCGCTATTCGCATCCGCCCATCGTGCGCCGGCTGCGGCGCGGCGGCGTGCGCACGGCGCGCTTCATGACCAACCCGCTGGGGCTGCTGCGCATGCCGTATGCCAACCTGCGCAGCCACCGCAAGATCCTGGTGGTGGACGGGCGCGTGGGCTTTACCGGCGGCATGAACGTGCGCGCGGCGTTCGTGCGCGCCCTGGCTGGCGACCAGACCAACAGCGACGTGCACTTCCAGCTCGACGGGCCTATCGTGGCGCAGCTGATGTCGGTGTTCGCGCACGACTGGAACTTCACCACGCACGAATCGCTGGATAGCGCGCCCTGGTTTCCGCCGCCCATCGCCCCGCTGCCGGGCACGGTGCCCATGCGCTGCGTGCCGTCTGGCCCCGACCGCGCGGTGGTCAGCACTCGCAACATGCTGCTGGGCGCGCTGGCGGTGGCGCAACAGCACATCCGCATCCAGTCGCCCTACTTTCTGCCCGACCAGCCGCTGATCGGCGCGCTGGCCACGGCGGCCCGGCGCGGCGTTATCGTCGACATCGTCATTCCGGGCCGCAATAACCTGCGCCTGGTGAACTACGCCATGATGGCGCAACTGGACCAGATCGTGCGCACCGGGTGCCGCGTGTGGCGCGCCTCGGGCGCGTTCGACCATTCAAAGCTGATGACCGTGGACGGGGCGTGGTCGTACGTTGGTTCGTCCAACCTCGACCCGCGCAGCCTGCGCCTGAACTTCGAGCTGGACACCGAAATCTACGACCGCGCGCTGGCGCAATGGATTGCCGCGCGCATCGACGGCCACATCGCCGGCGGGCGGCAGGTTACGCTGGAATACCTTTACGGGCAGCCCTTCGCCAAGCGCTTGCGCAACAAGGTGATCTGGCTGGCCTCGCCGTACCTGTAG
- a CDS encoding class-II fumarase/aspartase family protein, whose amino-acid sequence MPVSVIESSIFKDMFGTAAMRAVFDDAATLRRYAETEVALARVQAGLGIIPQAAANAIAARVDAARLDLDVLKAETEIVGYPILPLVRQLAHMCGPEGEYLHWGATTQDIMDTATVLQVRDALALVETDLAELDCILDALAQRYRDTPMAGRTHLQHALPITFGYKAAVWLLMVRRHRERLEQLRPRVLVGQFGGAAGTLASLGAQGLQVHEALMRELGLHSAPVTWHVARDGLAETVQFLGLVAGSLGKIALDIMLMMTNEVAEAFEPFVKSRGASSTMPQKRNPISCELMLSASKTVRQHAGLALDALVQDFERATGPWHIEWSAIPEAFVLTAGALRQAKFMLGGLEVDTQRMRGNLDLTGGLIVSEAVMMGLAAHLGRQVAHDVVYDACRTALSARRPLAEVLAQEPRITAHLDRAAIDRLCDPANYLGAAPQMVDRMRGYGKR is encoded by the coding sequence ATGCCAGTTTCCGTAATCGAGTCCTCCATCTTCAAAGACATGTTCGGCACCGCCGCGATGCGCGCCGTATTCGACGACGCGGCGACACTGCGCCGCTACGCCGAGACAGAGGTGGCGCTGGCGCGCGTTCAGGCCGGGTTGGGCATCATCCCGCAGGCGGCGGCGAACGCCATCGCCGCGCGTGTCGATGCGGCGCGGCTGGACCTGGATGTGCTCAAGGCCGAGACCGAGATCGTGGGCTATCCCATCTTGCCGCTGGTGCGCCAGCTGGCCCACATGTGCGGGCCCGAGGGTGAGTACCTGCACTGGGGCGCCACCACGCAAGACATCATGGACACGGCGACGGTGCTGCAAGTGCGCGACGCGCTGGCGCTGGTCGAAACTGATCTGGCAGAGCTGGATTGCATTCTGGACGCGCTGGCGCAACGCTATCGCGACACGCCGATGGCCGGGCGCACCCACCTGCAGCATGCGCTGCCCATTACTTTCGGCTACAAGGCGGCGGTATGGCTGCTGATGGTGCGCCGCCACCGCGAGCGGCTCGAGCAACTGCGCCCGCGCGTCCTGGTGGGCCAGTTCGGCGGCGCGGCGGGCACGCTGGCTTCGCTGGGGGCGCAAGGGCTGCAAGTGCACGAGGCATTAATGCGCGAGCTGGGCCTGCACAGCGCGCCCGTCACCTGGCATGTGGCGCGCGACGGACTGGCCGAGACCGTGCAGTTCCTGGGCCTGGTCGCCGGTTCGCTGGGCAAGATCGCGCTGGACATCATGCTGATGATGACCAACGAGGTCGCGGAAGCCTTCGAGCCTTTCGTCAAGAGCCGCGGCGCATCCAGCACCATGCCCCAGAAACGCAACCCGATTTCCTGCGAGTTGATGCTGAGCGCTTCCAAGACAGTGCGCCAGCACGCCGGCCTGGCGCTGGACGCGCTGGTGCAGGACTTCGAGCGGGCCACCGGCCCCTGGCACATTGAATGGTCGGCCATCCCCGAAGCCTTCGTGCTGACCGCCGGCGCGCTGCGGCAGGCAAAGTTCATGCTGGGCGGCCTGGAGGTCGATACACAACGCATGCGCGGCAACCTGGACCTGACCGGCGGCCTGATCGTATCTGAAGCGGTAATGATGGGGCTGGCTGCGCACCTGGGCCGCCAGGTTGCGCACGACGTGGTCTATGACGCCTGCCGCACGGCGCTGTCCGCGCGCCGCCCGCTGGCCGAGGTGCTGGCGCAGGAGCCGCGCATCACCGCGCACCTGGACCGCGCGGCCATCGACCGGCTGTGCGATCCCGCCAATTACCTGGGCGCGGCGCCGCAGATGGTCGACCGCATGCGAGGCTACGGCAAGAGGTAG
- a CDS encoding helix-turn-helix domain-containing protein, which yields MPNTRQSALAQRLRDLRRARDWTLKQAAQATGVAASTLSKIENGLLSPTYDNLLKIAAGLGLDVAELFMPPQEHMGTGRRSINQLGEGRLYETPYYDHRLLCNALSHKRMMPFYTRVKARSFGEFHDWSRHQGEEFVYVLSGEIELHTEFYEPARLQAGESFYIDSRMGHRVISLSPEDAMVLWVSTAAELDEQ from the coding sequence ATGCCCAACACCCGGCAGAGCGCGCTGGCGCAACGGCTGCGCGACTTGCGCAGGGCGCGCGACTGGACCTTGAAACAGGCCGCCCAGGCCACCGGCGTGGCGGCATCCACCCTGTCCAAGATCGAGAACGGACTGCTGTCGCCCACCTACGACAACCTGCTGAAGATCGCGGCAGGCCTGGGGCTGGATGTGGCCGAGCTGTTCATGCCGCCGCAAGAACACATGGGCACCGGCCGCCGTTCGATCAACCAGTTGGGCGAAGGCCGCTTGTACGAAACCCCGTACTACGACCACCGGCTGCTGTGCAATGCGCTGTCGCACAAGCGCATGATGCCGTTCTACACGCGGGTCAAGGCCCGCTCGTTCGGCGAATTCCACGACTGGAGCCGCCACCAGGGCGAAGAGTTCGTCTATGTGCTCAGCGGCGAAATCGAATTGCACACCGAGTTCTACGAGCCTGCCCGCCTGCAGGCCGGCGAAAGCTTCTATATAGACAGCCGCATGGGCCACCGGGTCATCAGCCTGAGCCCGGAAGACGCCATGGTCCTGTGGGTCTCGACGGCGGCGGAACTCGACGAGCAGTGA
- a CDS encoding NAD(P)/FAD-dependent oxidoreductase, with protein sequence MASEYIDTFYKRTLGDAQTRYDALAGPASTDICIVGGGLAGLTAALELARRGRQVVLLEARRVGWGASGRNGGSVSPAYSAGADLIRRRVGQAGYEDLYRLSIEGVEIIRDNIRDLGIADAHKVDGRLRVLRYDDVDELRRYCDEQQRFGRRVRLLQRDEVRELLRSDAYFQGVYDPDSFHFHPLNYARALARECARLGVRIHEDSPVRSATLAGAVKRLATPEGSVEAQTVVFCTGGYTDGLVPALRRAMLPIATYVMLTEPLGERVREAIRTDAAIGDTRRAGNYYRVVDGGRISWGSHITTRIEDPPDLAESLRAELLSVYPQLAGVRVEVAWSGRMAYARHQMPQIGTLQPGVWHCTAFGGHGMNTTAIGGRVVAEGICGDSERYRWFAPFGLDWNGGPLGTAAVQLTYWSYQARDRLRERRSRA encoded by the coding sequence ATGGCCTCTGAATACATCGATACGTTCTACAAGCGCACGCTGGGCGATGCGCAAACCCGCTACGATGCGCTGGCAGGACCCGCCAGCACCGACATCTGCATCGTCGGCGGCGGCCTGGCGGGGCTGACGGCCGCGCTGGAACTGGCCCGGCGCGGCCGGCAGGTGGTCTTGCTGGAGGCGCGCCGGGTAGGGTGGGGCGCGTCGGGGCGCAACGGCGGCTCGGTGTCGCCAGCCTATTCGGCTGGCGCCGACCTGATCCGGCGGCGCGTGGGGCAGGCAGGCTATGAAGACCTGTACCGCCTGTCGATCGAAGGCGTCGAGATCATTCGCGACAATATCCGCGACCTGGGCATTGCCGACGCCCACAAGGTCGATGGCCGTCTGCGCGTGCTGCGCTATGACGACGTGGACGAACTGCGCCGCTATTGCGACGAGCAGCAACGTTTCGGCCGCCGGGTCCGGCTGCTGCAGCGCGACGAGGTGCGCGAACTGCTGCGTTCCGACGCGTATTTCCAGGGCGTGTACGACCCGGACTCATTCCATTTTCATCCGCTGAACTATGCGCGGGCGCTGGCGCGCGAGTGCGCGCGGCTGGGCGTGCGCATTCACGAAGACTCGCCCGTGCGCTCGGCCACCCTGGCCGGCGCGGTCAAGCGGCTGGCCACGCCGGAGGGCTCGGTCGAGGCGCAGACCGTGGTGTTCTGCACCGGGGGGTATACCGATGGCCTGGTGCCGGCATTGCGCCGCGCCATGTTGCCTATCGCCACCTACGTCATGCTGACCGAACCGCTGGGCGAGCGCGTGCGCGAGGCCATCCGCACCGATGCCGCCATTGGCGACACGCGCCGCGCCGGCAATTACTACCGCGTGGTCGATGGCGGACGCATCAGCTGGGGCAGCCACATCACCACGCGTATTGAAGACCCGCCCGACCTGGCAGAGTCGTTGCGCGCCGAGCTGCTCTCGGTCTATCCGCAACTTGCCGGCGTGCGGGTCGAGGTGGCTTGGTCGGGCCGCATGGCCTATGCCCGCCATCAGATGCCGCAGATTGGCACGTTGCAGCCCGGCGTGTGGCATTGCACCGCGTTCGGCGGCCATGGCATGAACACCACCGCCATCGGCGGCCGCGTGGTGGCCGAAGGCATCTGCGGCGACAGCGAGCGCTATCGCTGGTTCGCGCCTTTCGGCCTGGACTGGAACGGCGGACCGCTGGGCACCGCCGCCGTGCAGCTGACCTACTGGTCGTACCAGGCGCGCGACCGGCTGCGCGAGCGCCGCTCGCGAGCATGA
- a CDS encoding amino acid ABC transporter permease: MLHEYWSTAVTVMPFLLKGFLETLKISFVAIAAGSALGFLIGVLRSYRIRVVHQLLGLYIHMLRGTPFLVQLYVFYFVLPSSGVAWLEWDSDTAAFVSLSVYTSSYVAEIVMNAILAVPRGQVEGALTLGLRPLQALRLVILPQAMRLIVQPMSGVYVMLIKSTAIVSVVGITELTRQGEVFMITYPSKSLFIYALIALIYFLYCYPLLRLANWVEKRVAGSLAPASLA; the protein is encoded by the coding sequence ATGCTGCATGAATACTGGTCCACAGCGGTGACCGTCATGCCCTTTCTTTTAAAGGGCTTCCTGGAAACACTCAAGATCTCGTTCGTCGCGATTGCCGCCGGTTCGGCGCTGGGGTTCCTGATCGGCGTGCTACGCAGCTACCGCATTCGCGTGGTGCACCAGTTGCTGGGGCTGTACATCCATATGCTGCGCGGCACGCCGTTCCTGGTGCAGTTGTACGTGTTCTACTTCGTGCTGCCCAGCAGCGGCGTGGCGTGGCTGGAATGGGATTCGGATACCGCCGCGTTTGTGTCGCTGTCGGTGTATACGTCGAGCTACGTGGCCGAGATCGTCATGAACGCCATCCTGGCCGTGCCGCGCGGGCAGGTCGAAGGCGCCTTGACGCTGGGGTTGCGGCCCCTGCAGGCGCTGCGGCTGGTGATACTACCCCAGGCCATGCGCCTGATCGTGCAGCCCATGAGCGGTGTGTACGTCATGCTGATCAAGAGCACCGCCATTGTGTCGGTGGTGGGCATTACCGAACTGACGCGTCAGGGCGAGGTGTTCATGATCACCTATCCCAGCAAGTCGCTCTTCATCTACGCCCTGATCGCGCTGATCTATTTTCTATATTGCTATCCCTTGTTGCGCCTGGCCAATTGGGTCGAAAAGCGCGTCGCCGGTTCGCTGGCGCCGGCGTCCCTGGCGTGA